The following are from one region of the Paenibacillus sp. JZ16 genome:
- a CDS encoding sensor histidine kinase, with the protein MKSGWRIAVFLIIVFTLSQGLPRLVFATEETAVRAAIKEWRILWSESRGIPESVPVHINDWMETSAGDSKPFKPHTKASAWIHMKIPEIASTSPGILIDKLHGQQVAVYANHEKIYESTRTYNYELNYILLPLHQNMLGKDLHIWLETARDHVTIEGKILVGDYQDMFNRFIKSNLMDIILGSAFIFIALVMLICAIFLNRKYLVAVLSLSCIILSVGILVFTYSPFLYTIFNQYGNIYTHLYDISLFILLPSFSLFFETIFGPGWKGLLRKLRKFQIFYSLFCGLFLIVNQWGSNQWFDLYYFFSVHVMGIVMIVQFVLLVGSSMYYAVKGNKDAVIFNAGFAIFAVVGLSELLQFFLTRGSYNLFLWKWGIVSFIIALIVILGRHFAKNHERILQYSKELEMFNNELQRSEKMEIISELAASVAHEVRNPLQVTRGFLQLLTGKAQATEREYLDLALVELDRASGIITDFLTFAKPEFGKDTVLRVAEEFKHIEGILGPLAHLQGGRITVDIPEDITIRGNSSKFKQAFINIVKNSIEALGEEGLVHIRCYRQQDQVFIHVIDNGEGMEPDVLARLGEPYFSNKTKGTGLGLMVTFRIIEAMNGDIYFTSKKGVGTDAVITLPAAGE; encoded by the coding sequence ATGAAGTCTGGATGGAGAATCGCTGTGTTCCTGATCATCGTATTTACTTTAAGCCAGGGGCTCCCCAGGCTTGTCTTTGCCACCGAAGAAACGGCAGTTCGTGCAGCGATTAAGGAGTGGAGAATCCTCTGGTCGGAGTCCCGGGGGATACCAGAGAGCGTCCCCGTCCATATCAATGACTGGATGGAAACTTCGGCCGGTGATTCGAAGCCTTTTAAGCCGCATACCAAGGCATCCGCGTGGATTCATATGAAGATTCCCGAGATCGCATCCACATCCCCTGGCATTTTGATTGATAAGCTCCACGGACAGCAGGTTGCGGTTTATGCGAACCATGAGAAGATTTACGAATCTACCCGAACGTACAATTATGAGCTTAATTACATCTTGCTTCCTCTGCATCAGAACATGCTCGGCAAGGACCTTCACATCTGGCTGGAGACCGCTAGAGATCATGTGACGATTGAAGGGAAAATCCTTGTCGGCGATTATCAGGACATGTTTAATCGGTTTATCAAGTCGAATTTAATGGACATCATTCTTGGGAGCGCCTTTATATTTATCGCATTGGTGATGTTGATCTGCGCTATTTTTTTGAACAGAAAATATTTGGTCGCTGTATTATCCCTTTCTTGCATTATTTTATCTGTAGGCATACTGGTGTTTACATACTCCCCGTTTCTTTATACGATTTTTAATCAATATGGAAATATTTACACTCACTTATATGACATCTCATTATTTATCTTACTTCCTTCGTTCAGTCTCTTTTTTGAAACCATCTTTGGGCCCGGCTGGAAGGGCTTGCTGCGCAAACTCCGCAAGTTCCAGATATTTTACTCGCTGTTTTGCGGGCTGTTTCTGATTGTTAATCAATGGGGTTCGAATCAATGGTTCGATCTGTATTATTTCTTCTCCGTTCATGTAATGGGTATTGTGATGATCGTTCAATTTGTTTTGCTGGTCGGAAGCTCCATGTATTATGCCGTGAAGGGTAATAAGGACGCTGTTATTTTTAATGCAGGCTTTGCAATCTTCGCAGTTGTGGGCTTAAGCGAGCTGCTGCAATTTTTCCTCACCCGTGGCAGCTACAATCTCTTCCTCTGGAAATGGGGGATTGTCAGCTTCATTATTGCCTTGATTGTCATTCTGGGACGGCATTTTGCCAAAAACCACGAACGGATTCTTCAATACTCCAAGGAGCTTGAGATGTTCAACAATGAACTGCAGCGATCGGAGAAAATGGAGATCATCAGTGAGCTTGCAGCATCGGTTGCGCATGAGGTTCGTAACCCGCTGCAAGTTACGCGGGGATTCCTGCAGCTTCTAACTGGAAAAGCCCAAGCCACGGAACGCGAATATTTGGATTTGGCTCTGGTGGAATTAGACCGTGCATCCGGCATTATTACGGATTTCTTGACCTTTGCCAAACCGGAATTCGGCAAAGACACCGTGCTACGGGTTGCGGAGGAGTTTAAACATATCGAAGGCATACTTGGTCCACTTGCCCACCTCCAAGGAGGCAGGATTACCGTTGATATTCCGGAGGATATTACGATTCGGGGGAATTCCTCGAAATTTAAGCAGGCTTTTATCAACATTGTTAAGAATAGCATCGAGGCGCTGGGCGAAGAGGGATTGGTTCATATCCGATGCTATCGTCAGCAGGACCAGGTATTTATTCATGTTATAGATAATGGCGAAGGGATGGAGCCGGATGTGTTGGCACGGCTGGGAGAGCCTTATTTCTCCAACAAAACCAAGGGCACGGGGCTTGGTCTGATGGTGACCTTCCGAATTATCGAGGCCATGAATGGAGACATTTATTTTACGAGTAAAAAAGGAGTGGGGACGGATGCTGTCATTACGCTTCCCGCAGCTGGCGAATAA
- a CDS encoding NHLP leader peptide family RiPP precursor, whose product MTTEAIFQTQLIQKAWEDPSFKAKLLSDPKSAIKEVLGVRIPDHIEIRTLEENPNELYLVIPPNPSGVIKSEATAKAIW is encoded by the coding sequence ATGACGACAGAAGCCATCTTTCAAACACAATTGATTCAAAAAGCTTGGGAGGATCCTAGCTTTAAGGCAAAATTGCTTAGCGATCCGAAATCCGCCATCAAGGAAGTTCTTGGGGTGCGGATTCCCGACCACATCGAGATTCGAACGCTTGAAGAGAACCCTAACGAGCTGTATCTGGTCATTCCTCCGAATCCATCAGGCGTGATCAAGTCAGAAGCCACAGCAAAAGCCATCTGGTAA
- a CDS encoding potassium/proton antiporter: MSLPSFVDSMILLCGALLVTGVLTTKFSSRFGMPALVLFIAIGMILSRFIYYDNAELTQLVGIFALIVILFQGGMQTDFKEIKPVMGTAISLATIGVLLTTVVVGICAAFILDISLQEGLLIGAIVGSTDAAAVFSVLGGTNLKKRIRMTLEAESGSNDPMAVFLTVSLIEWIEYPELNLIGLIFSFVMEMGLGLVVGVLIGMLAVYVINRINFDSSGLYPVTALGFAVMSYAAAAWLGASGLLAVYVMALLLGNTELTYRKTIQAFNQGFAWMMQIVMFVLLGLLVFPNELSEVVWQGLLLSLILIFIARPIGVFSSLLFTKFAMREKILISWAGLRGAVPIVLATYPVLAGIKHGELFFNVVFFVVLTSAVIQGTTISPLTQMLSLVEKDKAKAPTLLELMALGKTDSEINHILVDGEMPIIGKEIQQLNLPDDILFTAIIREKRIITPKGSTVIEAGDTLYVMNPKQKRKEMKTILGLS, encoded by the coding sequence ATGAGCTTGCCAAGTTTTGTTGATTCCATGATTTTATTATGCGGCGCCTTGCTAGTGACAGGTGTATTGACCACCAAATTTTCTTCTCGCTTCGGCATGCCCGCCCTGGTGCTGTTTATTGCCATCGGGATGATTCTCAGCCGCTTCATTTATTACGATAATGCGGAGCTCACACAGCTGGTCGGCATATTTGCGTTGATTGTCATATTGTTTCAGGGCGGGATGCAGACCGATTTCAAAGAAATCAAGCCGGTTATGGGGACGGCCATTTCACTTGCAACGATAGGTGTGTTGCTGACAACGGTTGTCGTCGGAATATGCGCTGCATTCATTCTGGATATTTCGTTACAAGAGGGGTTGTTAATTGGTGCGATTGTTGGTTCGACGGACGCGGCGGCCGTCTTCTCGGTACTCGGCGGAACGAATTTGAAGAAACGGATTCGAATGACGCTGGAGGCTGAATCCGGAAGCAATGACCCGATGGCGGTATTTCTAACCGTATCCCTTATCGAATGGATCGAATACCCGGAACTGAATTTGATAGGTCTTATTTTTTCGTTCGTAATGGAGATGGGACTGGGTCTGGTTGTCGGTGTTCTTATCGGCATGCTGGCCGTATATGTGATCAATCGTATCAATTTCGATTCCTCGGGCTTATATCCCGTAACGGCACTGGGATTCGCCGTGATGTCGTATGCCGCCGCCGCTTGGCTTGGAGCCAGCGGTCTGCTCGCCGTATACGTGATGGCTTTGCTGCTCGGCAATACCGAGCTGACATACCGGAAGACGATTCAGGCATTTAACCAAGGTTTCGCCTGGATGATGCAGATCGTCATGTTTGTCCTGCTCGGGCTGCTTGTTTTCCCGAATGAGCTGTCGGAGGTTGTATGGCAAGGACTGTTATTGTCCCTGATTCTCATATTTATAGCCAGGCCGATCGGCGTGTTCAGCAGCCTGTTGTTTACCAAATTTGCCATGCGGGAGAAAATATTAATTTCATGGGCGGGCCTTCGCGGGGCCGTACCGATCGTCCTGGCTACATATCCCGTTCTGGCGGGAATCAAGCATGGAGAATTGTTTTTTAATGTCGTGTTCTTTGTTGTGTTGACCTCAGCGGTGATCCAAGGCACCACGATCTCTCCGCTCACGCAGATGCTTTCGCTGGTGGAGAAGGATAAAGCCAAAGCACCGACTTTATTAGAGTTAATGGCTCTTGGAAAAACGGATTCCGAGATCAACCATATTCTGGTGGATGGGGAGATGCCCATTATCGGCAAGGAGATTCAGCAGCTGAATCTGCCGGACGATATCCTCTTTACGGCTATTATTCGGGAGAAGCGGATCATTACGCCTAAGGGGAGTACGGTCATAGAGGCAGGGGATACGTTGTATGTGATGAATCCGAAGCAAAAGCGGAAGGAAATGAAAACGATCCTGGGGTTGTCTTAA
- a CDS encoding EcsC family protein, which produces MTEMESRQQLESQLQEILKWEKEQKDVMFWEKLGRIPFMLLDRLTPKAVQEKIGNALNEVGGFIQSGGKHLVREKAVMNVLAQAAGLEGRNAVSGSSVKSAQEESIEDENEEGVASTSGLTLASAAKLPLQVMDTAADTLTVKRVKFAAAQGAATGIGGIFTIAADLPMVLGQSLKVLQEMALCYGYDPNDPRERVFIVKCLQFASADIVGKKAVLEELATFDDEQMTEQVFSQLQGWREVVQSYTDNFGMKKLFQLIPIAGIVFGSISNKGTISDVAEAGKMLYKKRRLNYRLKNMEYPL; this is translated from the coding sequence ATGACAGAGATGGAATCACGACAACAGCTGGAGTCGCAGCTTCAAGAGATTTTGAAATGGGAGAAAGAGCAGAAGGATGTCATGTTCTGGGAGAAGCTCGGTAGAATTCCTTTCATGCTGCTGGATCGCCTCACGCCCAAGGCTGTTCAAGAGAAAATCGGAAACGCCTTGAATGAGGTAGGCGGATTTATTCAGAGCGGCGGGAAGCATCTGGTTCGCGAGAAGGCGGTTATGAACGTTCTGGCACAGGCAGCGGGATTGGAAGGTCGGAATGCGGTTTCCGGTTCTTCCGTAAAGTCCGCTCAGGAGGAATCCATTGAAGATGAGAACGAAGAGGGGGTGGCGTCGACTTCCGGGCTTACGCTGGCATCTGCCGCGAAGCTGCCGCTCCAAGTCATGGATACTGCAGCGGATACGCTGACGGTAAAACGAGTCAAATTCGCCGCAGCGCAAGGAGCAGCCACGGGAATCGGGGGGATATTTACGATAGCGGCCGATCTGCCGATGGTGCTCGGTCAATCGCTTAAGGTGCTGCAGGAGATGGCGCTTTGTTACGGTTATGATCCGAACGATCCCCGGGAGCGGGTGTTTATCGTGAAGTGCTTGCAGTTTGCATCTGCCGATATCGTGGGAAAAAAAGCGGTGCTCGAGGAACTCGCCACTTTTGATGATGAACAAATGACAGAGCAGGTATTCTCACAGCTGCAGGGCTGGCGTGAAGTCGTTCAGTCTTATACCGATAACTTCGGGATGAAGAAGCTGTTTCAGCTGATTCCGATCGCCGGGATTGTATTCGGTTCGATCAGCAACAAAGGGACGATCAGCGATGTGGCCGAAGCGGGGAAAATGCTGTACAAGAAGCGGCGTCTGAATTACCGGCTTAAGAATATGGAATATCCCCTGTAA
- the queF gene encoding preQ(1) synthase — MAGRQKEEMEDVTLLGNQGTKYTFEYDPGILESFDNKHPYRDYFVKFNCPEFTSLCPITGQPDFATIYISYIPDIKMVESKSLKLYLFSFRNHGDFHEDCVNIIMNDLIKLMDPRYIEVWGKFTPRGGISIDPYCNYGRPGTKYEEIAANRLMNHDLYPEKVDNR, encoded by the coding sequence ATGGCTGGAAGACAAAAAGAAGAAATGGAAGACGTTACCCTGCTCGGCAACCAAGGCACGAAATATACGTTTGAATATGATCCCGGCATATTGGAGAGCTTTGACAACAAGCATCCTTACCGCGACTATTTCGTCAAATTCAACTGTCCCGAATTTACAAGCTTGTGCCCGATCACAGGACAGCCGGACTTTGCGACCATCTACATCAGCTACATTCCGGATATCAAGATGGTGGAGAGCAAGTCCTTGAAGCTGTACCTGTTCAGCTTCCGCAATCATGGGGACTTTCATGAGGACTGCGTCAATATCATCATGAATGACCTCATCAAACTGATGGATCCGAGATATATCGAGGTATGGGGCAAATTTACCCCGCGGGGCGGCATTTCCATCGATCCGTATTGCAATTACGGTCGTCCGGGGACCAAATACGAGGAGATCGCTGCAAACCGTCTGATGAATCATGACCTCTATCCGGAAAAAGTGGACAACCGATAG
- a CDS encoding general stress protein: protein MTQKIVGAFRTEQEATRAIEELKQQGFRADEISVIAKDRGESSHIQEETGTKAPEGLASGAATGGVLGGVTGLLAGLGALAIPGIGPIVAAGPIAATLTGAAVGAGAGGLVGGLIGLGIPEEQAEEYGGYVDEGHILVMVDADETNGGRVYDIFRSNSALNEHHYREEGTYSGSGAPVDSRSEAAAATEDAVPDPNLYQGYGDGNGGAISPDRDEISKRR, encoded by the coding sequence ATGACTCAGAAAATTGTAGGAGCTTTTCGGACGGAGCAGGAAGCAACCCGGGCCATTGAGGAACTAAAGCAGCAAGGTTTCAGAGCCGATGAAATCTCTGTCATTGCCAAAGATCGCGGTGAATCTTCTCATATTCAGGAGGAGACCGGCACCAAGGCACCTGAGGGCTTGGCATCCGGTGCGGCTACAGGCGGTGTATTAGGCGGTGTAACCGGATTGCTAGCCGGCTTAGGTGCATTGGCCATTCCAGGCATTGGTCCGATCGTCGCGGCTGGTCCGATCGCGGCAACCCTTACGGGAGCAGCCGTTGGCGCCGGCGCGGGCGGATTGGTAGGCGGTCTTATTGGCCTTGGAATTCCGGAAGAGCAAGCCGAGGAATATGGGGGCTATGTGGATGAAGGCCATATTCTGGTCATGGTGGATGCAGATGAAACGAACGGTGGCCGGGTATATGATATATTCCGCAGCAATAGCGCCCTTAATGAACATCATTACCGTGAGGAAGGCACCTATAGCGGTTCCGGTGCGCCGGTAGATTCACGCTCCGAAGCAGCGGCTGCCACCGAGGATGCGGTTCCGGACCCTAATCTGTATCAAGGTTATGGTGATGGTAATGGCGGTGCCATAAGTCCGGATCGGGATGAGATCTCGAAGAGACGGTAA
- the queC gene encoding 7-cyano-7-deazaguanine synthase QueC: MLKNEKAVVVFSGGQDSTTCLFWAKERFAEVETVTFDYGQRHKLEIECAAQIAKEQGVKQTVLDMSLLNQLAPNALTRSDIEIAEGDGLPTTFVEGRNLLFLSFAAVLAKGIGAKHLITGVCETDFSGYPDCRDSFIKSLNVTLNLAMDYPFVIHTPLMWLDKSETWELADQMNALEYIRDHTLTCYNGIKGDGCGECPACKLRKAGLDNYMQRRNHVSEGGV; the protein is encoded by the coding sequence ATGCTTAAAAATGAAAAAGCGGTCGTTGTTTTCAGCGGTGGTCAAGACAGCACCACCTGCCTGTTCTGGGCGAAGGAACGCTTCGCCGAAGTGGAAACCGTAACCTTTGATTATGGCCAACGCCATAAGCTTGAAATAGAATGCGCGGCACAGATCGCCAAGGAACAAGGCGTGAAGCAAACCGTGCTTGATATGAGCCTGCTGAATCAGCTGGCACCGAATGCGCTGACGCGCAGCGATATCGAAATTGCCGAAGGCGACGGCTTGCCCACTACGTTTGTGGAGGGACGAAACCTGCTGTTCCTCAGCTTTGCCGCTGTGTTGGCCAAGGGGATCGGTGCCAAACATCTGATCACGGGCGTATGCGAAACGGATTTCAGCGGTTATCCCGATTGCCGGGATAGCTTCATCAAGTCACTCAACGTTACGCTGAATCTGGCCATGGATTACCCGTTCGTCATTCACACGCCGCTCATGTGGCTCGACAAGTCGGAAACCTGGGAGCTAGCCGACCAGATGAATGCACTTGAATACATTCGCGACCATACGTTAACCTGCTATAACGGCATCAAGGGCGATGGTTGCGGGGAATGTCCTGCATGCAAGCTGAGAAAAGCCGGGCTCGATAACTATATGCAGCGTCGTAATCATGTATCCGAAGGGGGCGTCTGA
- the queE gene encoding 7-carboxy-7-deazaguanine synthase QueE, producing the protein MNNVHVKPENDSTASSPVIAVDRPIPVMEIFGPTVQGEGMVVGRKTMFVRTAGCDYRCSWCDSAFTWDGSAKDTISRMNADEIWQELYRLGGERFDHVTLSGGNPALLSQLGTLVDELHRHGITVAVETQGSRWQDWLNDIDEVTISPKPPSSGMNTDWGKLDDIVSKLSARAPGRSFSLKVVVFDDKDLSYAETVHERYPNVPFYLQTGNPDVGTGDTTSLVSHLLDRYELLVDAVMQSDRLNDVRVLPQLHTLVWGNKRGV; encoded by the coding sequence ATGAATAATGTGCATGTAAAGCCTGAGAACGATTCAACTGCCTCCTCCCCGGTCATAGCAGTGGACCGTCCGATTCCCGTGATGGAGATTTTCGGTCCTACTGTTCAAGGTGAAGGCATGGTCGTTGGCCGCAAGACCATGTTCGTTCGTACGGCGGGCTGCGATTATCGCTGCTCCTGGTGCGACTCCGCATTTACGTGGGACGGATCCGCCAAGGACACCATTTCGCGCATGAATGCAGACGAAATCTGGCAAGAGCTGTACCGGCTGGGCGGTGAGCGCTTCGATCATGTCACCCTGTCCGGCGGCAATCCCGCTCTTCTCTCGCAGCTCGGCACGCTTGTGGATGAGCTGCACCGACATGGAATCACCGTTGCCGTGGAGACCCAAGGTTCACGCTGGCAGGATTGGCTGAATGACATTGATGAGGTCACCATCTCCCCCAAGCCGCCAAGCTCAGGTATGAATACGGACTGGGGCAAACTCGATGATATCGTCTCCAAGCTGTCCGCTCGGGCGCCCGGCAGATCCTTCAGCCTCAAGGTTGTCGTATTTGACGATAAAGACCTCAGCTATGCGGAAACGGTCCATGAGCGATACCCGAACGTGCCGTTTTATTTGCAGACCGGCAATCCCGATGTAGGTACAGGCGATACCACTTCGCTGGTCTCCCATCTGCTGGATCGGTACGAGTTGCTTGTCGATGCCGTCATGCAATCCGACCGGTTGAACGATGTGCGTGTCCTGCCGCAATTGCACACGCTCGTTTGGGGCAATAAACGCGGCGTGTGA
- a CDS encoding helix-turn-helix domain-containing protein — protein MSKRSPISYEIKIQVVRRCLQHESNPNHEAKQLGVHKNTVNDWIRKYKVDGEEGLRESRGWKSYSKELKLSAIQDVRSGEYSVRAVVKKYHISSKSVLESWISKYTEGVKMKPTRKRIEPPHMNKGRKTTYEERIEIVQFTIAHDLDYQKAIDKYGVSYQQVYAWVRKYQASGHGALKDLRGRKKPLEELDEQERLKLRIKELEARNEQLEMENALAKKLTEIRRRNTR, from the coding sequence ATGTCCAAAAGAAGCCCGATTTCATATGAAATAAAGATTCAGGTTGTGAGGCGTTGCTTGCAACATGAATCCAATCCTAACCATGAGGCAAAACAACTGGGGGTCCATAAAAACACGGTTAATGATTGGATAAGGAAATACAAAGTAGATGGAGAAGAAGGATTAAGAGAATCCAGGGGATGGAAATCCTACTCCAAGGAGCTAAAACTATCTGCCATTCAAGATGTACGCTCTGGAGAATACTCTGTACGAGCGGTGGTGAAAAAGTACCATATTTCGAGTAAATCTGTGTTAGAGAGCTGGATTTCCAAGTATACTGAAGGGGTGAAAATGAAACCAACTCGGAAAAGGATTGAACCCCCTCATATGAATAAAGGACGGAAAACGACTTACGAAGAACGTATTGAAATTGTACAATTCACCATCGCCCATGATTTAGATTACCAGAAAGCCATCGACAAGTACGGGGTCTCTTACCAGCAAGTGTACGCATGGGTTCGTAAATATCAAGCGAGTGGTCATGGAGCCTTAAAAGACCTCCGAGGTCGTAAAAAGCCGCTAGAAGAGCTAGACGAACAGGAACGGTTAAAGCTTCGGATCAAGGAACTCGAGGCACGAAATGAGCAGTTAGAAATGGAGAATGCACTCGCAAAAAAGTTGACAGAGATCCGGCGAAGAAATACACGTTAA
- the queD gene encoding 6-carboxytetrahydropterin synthase QueD produces the protein MSREPGAFRIVEHLQKLGEDIDAGSLRYHRKRVLVSKEFTFDAAHHLHCYEGKCKNLHGHTYKVVFGISGTPNEVGITVDFGDIKDCWKTDIEPYLDHRYLNETLPPMNTTAENMVVWLFEKMEESLRSRESHEQQGTRTEFVRLFETPTSYAEVRREWMIDE, from the coding sequence ATGAGCCGCGAGCCCGGGGCTTTCCGCATTGTAGAGCATCTGCAGAAGCTTGGCGAGGACATCGATGCCGGAAGCCTGCGTTACCATCGGAAGCGGGTGCTTGTCTCCAAGGAGTTTACCTTCGATGCTGCCCATCATCTGCATTGCTATGAGGGTAAATGCAAGAACCTGCACGGTCACACATACAAAGTGGTCTTTGGTATCAGCGGTACTCCCAATGAAGTGGGCATTACCGTGGATTTCGGGGACATTAAGGACTGCTGGAAAACGGACATTGAACCTTATCTGGATCACCGTTACTTGAACGAGACCCTGCCGCCAATGAACACAACAGCGGAAAACATGGTGGTCTGGCTGTTTGAAAAAATGGAAGAATCCCTTCGCAGCAGAGAGTCGCACGAGCAACAAGGCACACGAACCGAATTCGTTCGCCTGTTCGAGACGCCGACCAGTTACGCTGAGGTCAGACGGGAGTGGATGATCGATGAATAA
- a CDS encoding GNAT family N-acetyltransferase → MNISIMKSDQLHQAVELSDRIFLKQPEQPSMGVSFPPIFSPGISHSYGAWDQDKLVSFMGFVPFTIQTRGARLNVYSIGSVCTDPEYRGQRLAGSLLEQCIRHGEASGASLILISGGRSLYTRAGSRLFGRALRFRLDRAVMEPLRAVTGKQVRIRAMQPQDLFHLQKLMEQREAGYVTTASELNKLLGASAYSNVIRLEQQVLVAEENGVLTAFAIIAVPGAVMTPSRESTLVEWGGSPEAAALVIAEAISSFNLSELTVPLPWQDNELAALIQSAGIKPEYIQNEGTVYLVSGPELLRQLAPLLPEGLIQADGEHGPYRLSLNNEVLELDDEGLLSILFDPESSYRANGSITFEPIPLPYTTGLQYI, encoded by the coding sequence GTGAACATATCTATTATGAAAAGCGATCAACTACATCAAGCTGTTGAGCTGTCCGACCGTATATTTCTGAAGCAGCCGGAACAGCCTTCTATGGGGGTATCCTTTCCTCCGATATTCTCGCCGGGAATCAGCCATTCCTACGGTGCATGGGATCAAGACAAACTCGTTTCATTCATGGGATTCGTACCATTTACCATTCAAACTCGCGGTGCTCGTTTAAATGTCTACTCCATCGGCTCCGTCTGCACAGATCCGGAATACCGGGGTCAGCGACTCGCAGGCAGTCTCCTGGAACAGTGTATCCGTCATGGCGAAGCTTCGGGGGCATCCTTAATCCTCATTTCCGGCGGAAGATCCCTGTATACCCGGGCAGGCAGCCGTTTGTTCGGCCGTGCACTCCGGTTTCGTCTAGACCGGGCCGTCATGGAGCCCTTACGGGCGGTAACGGGAAAACAAGTGCGCATCCGGGCAATGCAGCCGCAGGATTTATTCCACCTTCAAAAGCTCATGGAACAGCGGGAAGCCGGTTATGTTACCACAGCTTCGGAGCTTAACAAGCTGCTGGGTGCAAGCGCATATTCCAACGTGATCCGTCTCGAGCAGCAGGTGCTTGTCGCCGAAGAAAACGGCGTGTTGACTGCATTTGCTATCATCGCCGTACCCGGAGCTGTGATGACTCCTTCGAGAGAATCTACCCTTGTAGAATGGGGGGGAAGCCCGGAAGCGGCTGCGCTGGTCATAGCCGAGGCGATCTCTTCCTTCAACCTGTCAGAGCTAACCGTTCCGCTGCCATGGCAGGATAACGAGCTGGCAGCGTTAATCCAATCCGCCGGCATCAAGCCTGAATATATTCAGAATGAGGGGACCGTGTATTTGGTCAGCGGCCCGGAACTGCTCCGTCAGCTGGCTCCCCTGCTGCCAGAGGGGTTGATTCAGGCAGATGGCGAGCATGGTCCTTACCGTCTTAGCTTGAACAATGAAGTATTGGAACTGGATGATGAGGGTTTGCTCTCGATCCTGTTTGATCCGGAATCCTCTTATCGGGCTAACGGAAGCATAACCTTTGAACCTATCCCTCTCCCGTACACAACAGGTCTTCAATATATTTGA
- a CDS encoding Dps family protein, translating into MSNFTQQTQGTTTNELQQILNTQVANWSLLGVKLHHYHWYVKGPQFYMLHEKFEELYNTAAGYVDELAERMLAIGGKPAASMAQYLNLATLQEVSDENTAEQMVGRLVADFEQLAGELKAGIEAADQEGDDATSDLLTGMVSDVQKHTWMLNAFLGK; encoded by the coding sequence ATGAGTAACTTTACCCAACAAACACAAGGAACGACAACCAATGAACTTCAACAAATTTTGAACACGCAGGTAGCCAATTGGAGTTTGCTTGGCGTGAAGCTTCACCACTATCACTGGTATGTAAAAGGTCCTCAGTTCTACATGCTGCACGAGAAATTCGAGGAACTGTACAACACTGCAGCTGGTTATGTGGATGAGCTGGCAGAGCGGATGCTGGCCATTGGCGGCAAACCGGCAGCCAGTATGGCGCAATATCTGAACCTGGCCACGCTGCAAGAGGTTTCCGATGAAAACACGGCCGAGCAGATGGTCGGACGGCTGGTTGCGGATTTCGAGCAGCTTGCCGGCGAACTGAAGGCGGGAATCGAAGCCGCAGATCAAGAAGGGGACGACGCTACATCCGATCTGTTGACCGGCATGGTCAGCGATGTACAGAAGCATACCTGGATGCTGAATGCCTTCTTGGGTAAATAA